A genomic stretch from Telmatocola sphagniphila includes:
- the dps gene encoding DNA starvation/stationary phase protection protein Dps, with amino-acid sequence MSKITMHETTSRIKVENREELIELLNQQLANLSDLYSQTKFAHWNVKGANFIAVHKLFDKLAEEVEDAIDEVAERAAALGGLAKGTSRMVAEFSQLGEFPEGTTDCMSVLEVVSEAYANVGNRMREAVTQADELKDANTTDLLTQVSRMLDESLYFLESHGV; translated from the coding sequence ATGAGCAAAATCACGATGCACGAAACCACTTCTCGGATAAAAGTGGAAAATCGGGAAGAGCTGATCGAGTTGCTGAATCAGCAACTGGCGAATCTTTCCGATCTCTATTCCCAGACGAAATTCGCACACTGGAACGTTAAGGGAGCCAATTTCATTGCCGTGCACAAGCTATTCGACAAACTGGCTGAAGAAGTCGAAGACGCCATCGATGAAGTCGCCGAACGAGCCGCGGCCTTAGGGGGCTTGGCCAAAGGCACTTCTCGCATGGTTGCGGAATTCTCCCAACTAGGCGAATTTCCAGAAGGAACCACCGATTGTATGTCGGTTCTGGAAGTTGTTTCCGAGGCCTATGCGAATGTGGGAAACCGTATGCGCGAGGCTGTTACCCAAGCCGATGAATTGAAGGATGCCAACACAACCGACCTGTTAACACAAGTCTCGCGAATGCTGGACGAATCCCTGTATTTCCTGGAATCTCATGGCGTATGA
- a CDS encoding alpha/beta fold hydrolase gives MPTATIKERNLQIAYQDLGSGIPLVLLHAFPLDSEMWFYQLEDLSRDFRVIAPDLPGFGNSDDPTSAATVDVTADLIADFLDVIDVKGTINLCGISMGGYIALAFARRQPQRLHTLILVDTKAEADDEKALANRTKMAELAREQGPSAVISTMLPNLLGKSTQEENKMVVDKIQAIGKRQKTSAIVRGLQMLRERPDANPELSRITVPTLVMVGDQDVITPQHCSQNLVDKIELAKLDLIPNAGHLCPVEAPQDFNAAIREFLKRRL, from the coding sequence ATGCCAACCGCAACGATTAAAGAACGAAACTTGCAGATCGCTTACCAGGACCTGGGAAGCGGAATTCCCCTCGTATTGCTTCATGCGTTCCCGCTCGATAGCGAGATGTGGTTCTACCAGTTGGAGGATCTATCGCGGGATTTTCGGGTAATCGCGCCCGATCTTCCGGGTTTTGGTAACTCCGACGATCCTACATCCGCTGCGACCGTAGATGTGACCGCGGATCTGATCGCCGATTTTCTGGATGTGATCGATGTAAAGGGGACCATTAATTTGTGCGGCATTTCCATGGGAGGTTACATAGCCTTGGCATTCGCACGCCGTCAACCTCAACGCTTGCATACCCTGATTTTAGTGGATACCAAAGCGGAGGCGGACGACGAAAAAGCTTTGGCCAATCGAACTAAAATGGCCGAACTCGCCCGGGAGCAAGGTCCTTCGGCAGTGATCTCCACCATGCTTCCCAATCTGTTGGGAAAGTCGACGCAAGAGGAAAATAAAATGGTCGTCGACAAGATTCAAGCAATCGGAAAGAGACAGAAAACTTCGGCGATAGTACGCGGATTGCAAATGCTGCGCGAACGGCCAGATGCCAATCCCGAGTTATCGCGCATCACCGTGCCCACGCTTGTAATGGTGGGCGACCAGGATGTCATAACTCCTCAGCACTGTTCGCAAAACTTGGTCGATAAAATCGAATTGGCAAAATTGGATCTTATACCGAATGCGGGACATCTCTGCCCGGTGGAGGCACCGCAGGACTTTAATGCAGCGATACGGGAGTTTCTAAAACGCAGACTTTAA
- a CDS encoding DUF1328 domain-containing protein → MLHYALLFLILALVAGAFGFGLVAGTAIVAAKYLFFAFLVLAVISLLTGRSTRAID, encoded by the coding sequence ATGTTACATTATGCATTACTATTTCTGATTTTAGCTCTCGTAGCCGGAGCCTTCGGTTTTGGATTGGTTGCAGGTACGGCGATCGTGGCGGCGAAATATCTCTTCTTCGCATTCCTGGTTCTGGCCGTGATCTCGCTGCTGACTGGCCGAAGCACTCGGGCTATTGATTAA
- a CDS encoding phage holin family protein codes for MSRIQDTNGVITKDITDQPTLTELVSGIVQDTQTLFRQQFEMLRAELRTEVTKATNAAQYIGIGSGIFILGSIAFVFGIAYLINALIPQIPLWGSFGIVGIALMIGGCLAFELGRRSLKSVSTVPDKTLNALQENVTWLTKHQN; via the coding sequence ATGTCACGCATACAAGACACGAATGGCGTCATTACTAAAGATATAACAGATCAACCGACGCTTACGGAATTAGTATCTGGAATCGTACAAGACACGCAAACTCTCTTCCGGCAGCAATTCGAAATGTTGCGAGCCGAGCTCAGAACTGAAGTCACTAAAGCGACTAACGCCGCTCAGTATATTGGAATAGGTTCTGGCATATTTATCCTAGGCTCGATCGCATTCGTTTTCGGAATCGCCTACTTGATCAATGCCCTGATTCCTCAAATTCCGCTTTGGGGTTCGTTTGGCATCGTCGGAATCGCTTTGATGATCGGCGGTTGCCTGGCATTTGAATTAGGACGCAGGTCCTTGAAATCCGTATCCACCGTGCCCGATAAAACTCTAAATGCTCTTCAGGAGAATGTCACATGGCTGACGAAACACCAGAATTAA
- a CDS encoding DUF883 family protein, giving the protein MADETPELIESQMEMTRASITDKVAALEQTVKGTLESATTAVQDTVHTIEDSVSTAAEAIRDSLDPRPYIQEHPWSSVGTAAALGFITALCVFRGKRPVAQSNPPQTYTRPSAVRSETVESAPAPRHQNIVLERLWERVNTEIEKITDKAISTLSGTLQKAIDDGVPRVVDKLVETTLPETSHAYGTNGFGRRVNF; this is encoded by the coding sequence ATGGCTGACGAAACACCAGAATTAATCGAGTCTCAAATGGAAATGACCCGCGCATCCATTACCGATAAAGTCGCTGCTCTCGAACAGACGGTTAAAGGGACCTTAGAATCCGCGACGACTGCGGTGCAGGATACCGTTCACACGATTGAAGATTCAGTGAGCACGGCTGCCGAAGCCATTCGCGATTCTCTGGATCCCAGACCGTATATTCAGGAGCATCCCTGGTCTTCTGTGGGAACCGCCGCCGCTCTAGGCTTCATTACCGCGTTGTGCGTTTTTCGCGGGAAGCGACCGGTAGCCCAGTCGAATCCACCGCAGACTTACACTCGGCCCTCCGCAGTCCGATCCGAAACTGTGGAATCCGCGCCCGCTCCACGGCATCAAAACATCGTTCTGGAACGCTTATGGGAGCGAGTGAATACGGAGATTGAAAAAATAACGGACAAAGCGATCTCTACGCTTTCGGGAACGCTGCAAAAGGCCATTGATGACGGAGTTCCCCGCGTTGTCGACAAACTCGTCGAAACAACGCTGCCCGAAACTTCCCATGCTTACGGCACGAATGGATTTGGCCGACGGGTCAATTTTTAA
- a CDS encoding AI-2E family transporter — MNPNVYKPDWQRAIITLSAVVTIFFAALLLYWARAIFIPLALAIFLAFVLAPVVNHFQQFKLFHYWKLGRPISVIIVVSAAVLISTSTLWLVGREIASLTSTLPQNSAKIKEKVVKIRNWISPSESGNLAKMFDELQQTILPESKPDIQNAETTGDPGSLPPTVVIEPRSPTWAGRIEAFISPGLALLGQLAFSFVLVIFMLLKREDLRNRMIRLVGNGRVTTVTKALDDASQRVSRYLLMQLIINVAFGITIFLAMLFLGVEYAMLWGFISILLRYVPYIGTWIGLALVAVFSFAISDSFSQPISVIVTYATLELITGNVLEPRLFGHSLGISEVAQLVAAAFWSFLWGPIGLVLSGPLTTCLLVLGKYVPQAKFLDILLGDEPALEPRVAFYQRLAARDQDEAAEIIIKESKTKSPGEVFDEVFIPALSYARRDEDLGEYSEVEMKGMIHLAHEIIEDFLEAPSSGLSSTELPSESEPHDSSQRVPIFLCPARDEIDLLGAEILSKMLDPKQWEADITADVTLTSELLEAIQEKSPLAICIVSIPPGGISHIRYLCKRIRGRFPDVKILVSIWGLADDVTAQEKQLIEAGADHVETTLKSMQQLLGSWQTALVASMTFETR, encoded by the coding sequence ATGAATCCTAACGTCTACAAACCCGACTGGCAGAGAGCGATCATCACCCTCTCTGCCGTCGTTACCATATTTTTCGCGGCCCTGCTACTTTACTGGGCTCGCGCTATTTTCATTCCCCTGGCTTTGGCGATCTTTCTCGCCTTTGTCCTGGCCCCGGTGGTGAACCATTTTCAACAATTTAAACTATTTCACTACTGGAAATTGGGGCGTCCGATATCGGTCATCATTGTCGTCAGTGCCGCTGTGCTGATCTCCACCTCCACCCTCTGGCTGGTCGGTCGGGAAATTGCCAGCTTGACTTCGACTCTTCCGCAGAATTCCGCCAAGATCAAGGAAAAGGTCGTCAAAATACGGAATTGGATAAGCCCTTCGGAAAGCGGCAATCTTGCAAAAATGTTCGATGAACTTCAGCAGACGATTTTGCCCGAAAGTAAGCCGGATATCCAGAATGCGGAAACCACAGGCGACCCGGGTAGTTTGCCTCCGACGGTCGTCATCGAACCTCGAAGCCCGACTTGGGCGGGACGCATTGAAGCTTTTATTTCTCCGGGTCTAGCTCTGCTTGGGCAACTGGCATTCTCGTTCGTGCTGGTGATTTTCATGCTCCTCAAACGTGAGGATCTGAGAAATCGCATGATCCGACTGGTGGGCAACGGCCGAGTCACCACGGTGACCAAAGCGCTCGACGATGCCTCTCAGCGAGTCAGCCGGTATTTACTGATGCAGTTGATCATCAATGTGGCCTTCGGCATTACCATCTTTCTTGCGATGCTGTTTCTCGGGGTCGAGTACGCAATGCTCTGGGGTTTTATCTCGATTCTATTAAGATACGTTCCCTATATTGGAACCTGGATTGGCCTTGCTCTGGTCGCTGTGTTTTCATTCGCCATCTCGGACAGCTTCAGTCAACCGATTTCTGTGATCGTTACTTATGCCACTCTAGAACTGATCACTGGAAATGTGCTCGAGCCTCGACTCTTCGGACATAGCCTGGGCATTTCCGAGGTCGCTCAATTAGTCGCCGCCGCTTTCTGGTCTTTTTTGTGGGGCCCTATCGGCCTGGTTCTTTCAGGACCATTGACTACCTGTCTGCTCGTTCTGGGAAAGTACGTTCCTCAAGCGAAGTTTCTCGATATCTTGTTGGGCGATGAACCGGCGCTGGAACCCCGGGTGGCCTTCTATCAGCGGCTGGCGGCGCGAGATCAGGATGAAGCGGCGGAAATCATTATCAAAGAATCGAAAACCAAGAGTCCGGGCGAAGTGTTCGATGAAGTATTTATCCCGGCTCTGAGTTATGCCCGCCGCGATGAAGATCTCGGGGAGTATTCCGAAGTTGAGATGAAAGGGATGATCCATCTGGCGCATGAAATTATTGAAGACTTTCTGGAAGCGCCTTCCTCGGGGCTGAGTAGTACGGAGCTTCCCTCGGAATCCGAGCCTCACGACTCCTCCCAGAGAGTGCCGATTTTCTTATGCCCTGCCCGTGATGAGATTGATCTTTTAGGAGCGGAAATTCTTTCCAAAATGCTCGATCCCAAGCAATGGGAAGCGGATATCACGGCGGATGTGACATTGACTTCCGAACTATTGGAAGCGATCCAGGAAAAGTCCCCACTGGCGATCTGCATTGTTTCAATTCCGCCCGGCGGAATCAGCCACATTCGATACCTATGCAAACGCATACGTGGCCGGTTTCCTGACGTCAAGATTCTCGTCAGCATCTGGGGACTGGCGGATGACGTAACCGCTCAAGAAAAGCAGTTGATTGAAGCGGGAGCCGATCATGTGGAAACTACCTTGAAATCGATGCAGCAATTATTGGGGAGTTGGCAAACGGCGTTGGTCGCTTCGATGACTTTCGAAACGCGCTGA
- a CDS encoding CsbD family protein, translated as MTDIKDRMRHGIDNAADKAKQMTDKTANAAEAGKDRAEGFIDQAKGVVNQVADKVQDNVKGAIDAVDHAAHQARDKARDLVHSATDNATQAADKVQKWAGDAYDATADTVSDFGKEVSTMVRKYPVQALLLGFGVGMLVGRSVRA; from the coding sequence ATGACAGATATTAAAGATCGCATGCGACATGGGATCGATAATGCGGCCGATAAGGCAAAGCAGATGACCGATAAAACGGCCAACGCTGCGGAAGCCGGTAAAGACCGAGCTGAAGGTTTTATAGATCAGGCAAAGGGTGTCGTAAACCAAGTGGCCGACAAGGTTCAAGATAATGTCAAGGGCGCTATCGATGCGGTGGATCATGCCGCCCACCAGGCTCGCGATAAAGCTCGCGACTTGGTTCACAGCGCCACCGACAATGCCACGCAAGCCGCGGACAAAGTCCAGAAATGGGCTGGGGACGCTTACGATGCCACAGCCGATACGGTTTCGGATTTCGGCAAAGAAGTCAGTACCATGGTTCGTAAATACCCCGTACAGGCCCTACTGCTCGGCTTCGGTGTCGGTATGCTGGTCGGCCGTTCGGTTCGTGCGTGA